A genomic window from Erythrobacter sp. BLCC-B19 includes:
- a CDS encoding putative urea ABC transporter substrate-binding protein — MLHLLRRAARFLLIACALAVTACSGGEEEPAAPKTEFNIGWSIYAGWMPWPYAEQAGIVKKWGDKYGITIKFVQVNDYVESVNQYTAGKLDGVTVANMDALTIPAAGGKDTSAIILGDYSNGNDAVLLKGADSVAAIKGRQVYLAELSVSHYLLARALEKNGLKLTDVKTVNTSDADISAAYAAPDVTAAVAWNPQVTTMKGVAGTKAVFTSADIPGEILDLMVVDTKVLAANPNLGKALAGIWYETMALMAKQDAEGAAARAAMAKLAGTDAAAFEGQLATTFLYTDPKAAVAAMASADLITTMTRVRDFSFAQGLFGQGAQSADAVGMSFPGGKTLGDANAITLRFDDTYMKLAADGKL; from the coding sequence ATGCTCCATCTGCTTCGCCGCGCGGCCCGTTTTCTGCTCATTGCCTGCGCGCTTGCAGTGACGGCCTGTTCGGGGGGTGAGGAGGAGCCTGCCGCGCCCAAGACCGAGTTCAATATCGGCTGGTCGATCTATGCCGGATGGATGCCCTGGCCCTATGCCGAGCAGGCCGGGATCGTGAAGAAGTGGGGCGACAAATACGGCATCACGATCAAGTTCGTGCAGGTCAACGACTATGTCGAGAGCGTGAACCAGTACACCGCAGGCAAGCTTGACGGGGTGACGGTGGCGAACATGGATGCGCTGACCATCCCGGCGGCCGGCGGCAAGGACACCAGCGCGATCATCCTTGGCGACTATTCCAACGGCAATGATGCGGTGCTGCTGAAGGGCGCGGACAGCGTGGCGGCGATCAAGGGGCGGCAGGTCTATCTCGCCGAGCTGTCGGTGTCGCACTACCTGCTCGCCCGTGCGCTCGAGAAGAACGGGCTGAAGCTGACCGATGTGAAGACGGTCAACACCTCCGATGCCGATATTTCCGCCGCCTATGCCGCGCCCGATGTGACGGCGGCGGTGGCGTGGAACCCGCAGGTGACCACGATGAAGGGCGTCGCTGGCACCAAGGCGGTGTTCACCTCGGCCGATATTCCGGGCGAGATCCTCGACCTGATGGTGGTCGATACCAAGGTGCTGGCCGCCAATCCCAATCTGGGCAAGGCGCTCGCCGGGATCTGGTATGAAACCATGGCGCTGATGGCGAAGCAGGACGCGGAGGGCGCGGCTGCCCGCGCCGCGATGGCCAAGCTCGCGGGCACCGATGCCGCGGCCTTCGAGGGGCAGCTGGCGACGACCTTCCTCTACACCGATCCCAAGGCGGCGGTGGCGGCGATGGCTTCGGCCGACCTCATCACAACCATGACCCGCGTGCGCGACTTCTCCTTCGCGCAAGGGCTGTTCGGGCAGGGCGCGCAATCGGCGGACGCGGTGGGCATGAGCTTCCCGGGCGGCAAGACGCTGGGGGACGCGAACGCGATCACCCTGCGGTTTGACGACACCTATATGAAGCTCGCCGCGGACGGGAAACTCTAG
- a CDS encoding ABC transporter permease, which translates to MRWVTAQPTRRATLLLGALPLLVLALAYIVAAAARHADNAADKILPLPGAMAAAMAGLLFEPDPLSGQYLFWADTIASLGRLGLGLGIATASTLLVGVLVGSLPPLRAFLGPLVTAIAVIPPIAVLPILFIVFGLGEVAKVALIVVGVAPFMVRDVAGHIAALPREQVVKALTLGANSWGVVLRVTLPQALPRLLEGLRLSLGPAWVFLISAEAIAADVGLGYRIFLVRRYLAMDVIIPYVAWIALLAVVLDFALVFASRRLFGWAHLGAR; encoded by the coding sequence ATGCGCTGGGTCACGGCACAGCCGACCCGCAGGGCTACGCTGCTCTTGGGCGCGCTGCCGCTCCTGGTGCTGGCGCTGGCCTATATTGTCGCGGCGGCTGCGCGCCATGCCGATAACGCCGCCGACAAGATCCTGCCGCTCCCCGGCGCGATGGCCGCAGCGATGGCCGGGCTGCTGTTCGAGCCCGATCCGCTTTCGGGCCAATACCTGTTCTGGGCCGATACCATCGCCAGCCTTGGGCGGCTGGGTCTGGGTCTGGGCATCGCTACCGCCTCAACGCTGCTGGTGGGCGTTCTTGTCGGGTCTTTGCCGCCGCTTCGCGCGTTTTTGGGGCCGCTTGTCACCGCCATCGCCGTGATCCCGCCGATTGCGGTCCTGCCGATCCTGTTCATCGTCTTCGGCCTTGGCGAGGTTGCGAAGGTGGCGCTGATCGTGGTCGGGGTGGCGCCCTTCATGGTTCGCGACGTGGCCGGCCACATCGCCGCGCTGCCGCGAGAGCAGGTGGTCAAGGCTTTGACTTTAGGCGCGAATTCATGGGGCGTGGTGCTGCGCGTCACGCTGCCGCAAGCGCTGCCGCGGCTGCTGGAGGGCTTGCGATTGTCGCTTGGCCCGGCCTGGGTGTTCCTGATCTCGGCCGAGGCGATCGCGGCGGATGTGGGGCTGGGCTACCGCATCTTCCTCGTGCGCCGCTATCTCGCGATGGACGTGATCATTCCCTACGTCGCCTGGATCGCTCTGCTGGCGGTTGTGCTTGATTTTGCGCTCGTTTTTGCCAGCCGCCGGTTGTTCGGCTGGGCGCATCTCGGAGCGCGCTGA
- the uca gene encoding urea carboxylase: MSFDTILIANRGAIATRIIRTARAMGLKTVAVYSDADAGSLHVSAADQAVCIGPGPAAGSYLNVAAILAAARATGAGAIHPGYGFLAENADFAEGCAAAGIAFIGPTPDNIRTFGLKHSARALAAAHGLPLAPGTGLLTGADEAAEAAAQIGYPVILKATAGGGGIGMRICENEAQVREGFAAVVRQGEASFGDAGVFLERYVARARHLEVQIFGDGTGRVMALGERDCSLQRRNQKVVEEAPAPCLSDTTRAELIAAAVRLGEAAQYLSAGTVEFLYDASREDFFFLEMNTRLQVEHGVTEEVTGIDLVEWMIRGAAGDFAMLDAPAPVTQGHSVQVRLYAEDPAMDYRPTTGTLTNVQFPTDIRAETWVMAGSEVSAFYDPMLAKLITRAETREAAIAKMQAALDASRIDGIETNLRWLREVVRAPGFTSGAVSTRMLDAVAYHRRAIRVIAGGTASSVQDWPGRLGLWNVGVPPSGPMDDKSFRLGNLILGNPEGMAGIEITASGPTLLFEAPARICLTGAEFGATIDGAPAPRGEALDVAAGQSLAMGRASGGGMRGYILIAGGLDVVPYLGSAATFALGQFGGPAARALVAGDVLHLGSGTVGEGVAASLPKLGRTWELRVLYGPHGAPDFFTPADIDAFLAAEWQVHYNSNRTGVRLVGPKPEWARRDGGEAGLHPSNIHDNPYAIGAVDFTGDMPIILGPDGPSLGGFVCPFTVIAADLWKVGQLAPDDRLRFVPVGIDAAMAAARAGVCQHDDAAAQPAPELRAVLAELPEQGARPKTTYRQQGDRNILVEYGPIVLDIELRIRIHALMQALEAMALPGVIDITPGIRSLQLHFDGELLDQAGALAALMGCEEAMGDLADFEAPSRIVHLPLSWRDPATQETIDKYIAAVRDDAPWCPDNIEFIRRINGLADVQAVEDLIFDASYLVLGLGDVYLGAPVATPVDPRHRLVTTKYNPARTWTPPNVVGIGGAYMCIYGMEGPGGYQLFGRTIQVWNTHRQTDAFTQGKPWLLRFFDQIRFFPVSAEELADWRRDFPHGRRSIRIEETTFRLADYRAFLADNAASIAAFEATRQAAFDAERAAWEASGEFDRVSALLGADSGAGDAAAIEVPEGADLIEAPFGGSLWKLLVGPGDSVTEGEVIAVIEAMKMECPFEAPATGTVEAVYIAQGQSVSPGAPMLALRREA, encoded by the coding sequence ATGAGCTTCGACACCATCCTCATCGCCAACCGGGGCGCGATCGCGACGCGGATCATCCGCACCGCGCGGGCGATGGGGCTCAAGACGGTGGCGGTCTATTCCGACGCCGACGCCGGCTCGCTCCATGTCAGCGCAGCGGATCAGGCGGTCTGCATCGGGCCGGGACCAGCGGCAGGGTCCTATCTGAATGTTGCAGCGATCCTTGCCGCCGCCAGGGCGACGGGGGCGGGCGCAATCCACCCCGGCTACGGTTTCCTCGCCGAGAATGCCGACTTCGCGGAAGGCTGCGCCGCAGCGGGCATCGCCTTCATCGGCCCGACGCCGGACAATATCCGCACCTTCGGCCTCAAGCACTCCGCCCGCGCGCTGGCCGCAGCGCACGGCCTCCCGCTCGCGCCGGGCACCGGGCTTTTGACCGGCGCGGACGAGGCGGCGGAAGCGGCAGCGCAGATCGGCTATCCCGTCATCCTCAAGGCGACCGCTGGCGGCGGCGGCATCGGGATGCGCATCTGCGAGAACGAGGCTCAGGTGCGCGAGGGCTTTGCTGCCGTCGTGCGGCAAGGCGAGGCGAGCTTCGGTGACGCGGGGGTGTTCCTTGAACGCTATGTCGCCCGCGCGCGGCATCTTGAGGTGCAGATCTTCGGCGATGGCACGGGCCGGGTGATGGCGCTGGGCGAGCGCGATTGCTCCCTGCAGCGTCGCAACCAGAAGGTGGTCGAAGAAGCCCCGGCACCCTGCCTCTCCGATACCACGCGGGCCGAGTTGATTGCCGCCGCCGTCAGGCTCGGCGAGGCGGCGCAATACCTCTCGGCGGGCACCGTCGAGTTCCTCTACGATGCGAGCCGCGAGGATTTCTTCTTCCTCGAGATGAACACCCGGCTTCAGGTGGAACACGGCGTCACCGAGGAGGTGACGGGTATTGATCTGGTGGAGTGGATGATCCGCGGCGCGGCGGGCGATTTCGCCATGCTTGATGCCCCCGCGCCGGTCACACAGGGGCATAGCGTGCAGGTGCGGCTCTATGCCGAAGACCCGGCGATGGACTATCGCCCGACCACCGGCACGCTCACCAACGTCCAGTTCCCCACCGACATCCGCGCCGAGACCTGGGTGATGGCGGGCAGCGAGGTCAGCGCCTTCTACGATCCGATGCTGGCCAAGCTCATCACGCGCGCAGAGACCCGCGAGGCGGCCATCGCCAAGATGCAGGCCGCGCTCGATGCCTCGCGGATTGACGGGATCGAGACCAACCTGCGCTGGCTGCGCGAGGTCGTGCGTGCGCCGGGCTTCACCAGCGGCGCGGTTTCGACACGGATGCTCGACGCGGTCGCCTACCACCGCCGCGCGATCCGGGTGATCGCGGGGGGCACGGCCAGCTCGGTGCAGGACTGGCCCGGACGGCTTGGCCTGTGGAACGTCGGCGTTCCCCCGAGCGGGCCGATGGATGACAAGAGCTTCCGGCTCGGCAATCTCATCCTCGGCAATCCCGAAGGCATGGCCGGGATCGAGATTACCGCCAGCGGCCCGACTCTGCTGTTCGAGGCACCGGCCAGAATCTGCCTCACCGGAGCCGAATTCGGCGCGACGATTGACGGTGCGCCAGCCCCGCGCGGCGAGGCGCTCGATGTCGCCGCCGGGCAGTCCCTCGCGATGGGCCGCGCGAGCGGCGGGGGGATGCGCGGCTACATCCTGATCGCAGGCGGGCTTGATGTGGTGCCCTATCTGGGGTCAGCGGCGACCTTCGCGCTCGGCCAGTTCGGCGGTCCTGCCGCGCGCGCGTTGGTGGCGGGCGATGTGCTGCATCTGGGGTCGGGCACGGTCGGCGAGGGGGTGGCAGCAAGCCTGCCTAAGCTGGGCCGGACATGGGAGCTGCGGGTGCTCTATGGCCCTCACGGCGCGCCCGATTTCTTCACGCCTGCCGATATCGACGCTTTCCTCGCGGCCGAATGGCAGGTGCATTACAACTCCAACCGCACCGGTGTGCGCCTTGTCGGCCCCAAGCCCGAATGGGCACGGCGCGACGGGGGCGAGGCGGGGCTGCATCCCTCGAACATCCACGACAATCCCTATGCGATCGGTGCGGTCGACTTCACCGGGGATATGCCGATCATCCTCGGGCCGGACGGGCCGTCGCTCGGGGGGTTCGTCTGCCCCTTCACGGTGATCGCGGCGGATCTGTGGAAGGTCGGCCAACTCGCGCCCGATGACCGCTTGCGCTTTGTGCCTGTCGGAATTGACGCGGCGATGGCAGCCGCGCGGGCAGGGGTGTGCCAGCACGATGATGCGGCTGCGCAGCCCGCCCCGGAGCTGCGTGCGGTGCTGGCTGAACTGCCTGAACAGGGCGCACGGCCCAAGACCACCTACCGCCAGCAGGGGGATCGCAACATCCTCGTCGAATACGGGCCGATCGTGCTCGACATCGAGCTGCGGATCCGCATCCACGCGCTGATGCAAGCGCTTGAAGCGATGGCACTGCCCGGCGTGATCGACATCACCCCCGGCATCCGCTCGCTGCAATTGCATTTCGACGGCGAACTGCTCGATCAGGCCGGTGCGCTCGCGGCGCTGATGGGGTGCGAGGAGGCGATGGGCGATCTGGCCGACTTCGAGGCACCCTCGCGCATCGTCCACCTGCCCTTGAGCTGGCGCGATCCGGCGACGCAGGAGACCATCGACAAATACATCGCCGCAGTGCGCGACGATGCGCCGTGGTGCCCGGACAACATCGAATTCATCCGCCGCATCAACGGCTTGGCGGACGTGCAGGCGGTCGAGGATTTGATCTTCGATGCGAGCTACCTGGTTCTAGGCTTGGGGGACGTCTATCTGGGTGCTCCGGTGGCGACCCCGGTCGATCCGCGCCACCGCCTGGTCACCACCAAATACAACCCCGCGCGCACCTGGACCCCGCCCAATGTGGTGGGGATCGGCGGGGCCTATATGTGCATCTATGGCATGGAAGGGCCGGGCGGTTACCAGCTGTTCGGGCGCACCATTCAGGTGTGGAACACGCACCGGCAAACAGACGCCTTCACGCAGGGCAAGCCTTGGCTGCTGCGGTTCTTCGACCAGATCCGCTTCTTCCCCGTCAGCGCGGAGGAACTGGCCGATTGGCGGCGCGATTTTCCTCATGGACGGCGGTCGATCCGGATCGAGGAGACGACCTTCCGCCTCGCCGATTACCGCGCCTTTCTCGCGGATAATGCGGCCAGCATCGCCGCCTTCGAAGCAACCCGTCAGGCCGCCTTCGATGCTGAACGCGCCGCGTGGGAAGCCAGCGGCGAGTTCGACCGGGTCAGCGCGCTGCTCGGCGCGGACAGCGGCGCCGGCGATGCAGCGGCCATCGAGGTGCCCGAAGGCGCGGATCTCATCGAAGCGCCCTTTGGCGGCTCCTTGTGGAAGCTGCTCGTCGGCCCCGGCGACAGCGTGACCGAGGGCGAGGTCATCGCGGTGATCGAGGCGATGAAGATGGAATGTCCATTCGAGGCGCCAGCCACTGGCACGGTGGAGGCGGTCTATATCGCGCAAGGCCAGTCGGTTTCCCCCGGCGCGCCGATGCTGGCGCTGCGGAGGGAGGCATGA
- a CDS encoding CopG family ribbon-helix-helix protein, which yields MSSPEPSRLARLSMSLPAELFRQLDMMVDERGLPSRSQLIAELIRHALAEHEALTRPDETLAGTVTIVYAGGGGRVRQQLAETQVDYLKEVISSQHVFLEEDQSLEVLLVQGPAVRLKQLCDALRAIRGVQQLQLVTTTALLPPLHEQDAPPAKEAAE from the coding sequence ATGAGTTCTCCCGAGCCCTCCCGCCTTGCACGCCTCAGCATGAGCCTGCCGGCCGAGCTGTTCCGCCAGCTCGACATGATGGTGGACGAACGCGGGCTGCCGTCGCGCTCGCAGCTGATTGCCGAACTGATCCGCCACGCGCTCGCCGAGCATGAGGCGCTGACCCGGCCGGACGAGACGCTCGCCGGAACGGTGACCATCGTCTATGCTGGAGGCGGTGGCAGGGTTCGCCAGCAACTTGCTGAAACACAGGTAGATTATCTCAAGGAGGTGATCTCCTCGCAGCACGTCTTCCTTGAGGAGGATCAGTCGCTCGAAGTGCTGCTGGTTCAGGGGCCGGCGGTGCGGCTGAAGCAGCTGTGCGATGCCTTGCGCGCGATCCGGGGCGTCCAGCAATTGCAGCTGGTCACGACCACCGCGCTGCTCCCGCCGCTGCACGAACAGGATGCTCCGCCCGCAAAGGAGGCCGCCGAATGA
- a CDS encoding urea amidolyase associated protein UAAP2, with translation MTSDPALSGLTGSIIHDTIVPARAPWLHHVAKGEVLRIVDLEGNQAVDFLIYSTADDAERYSAQDTVAAQGNLFLRTGSVLLSNEGNAMMTIVDSAVEYHDTIGGACSCESNTLRYGHHTRHQHACVDNFLEANLTEGRGKRDIVSNINFFMNVPVEEDGTLGIVDGISAPGLTVDLRAEMDVIVVVSNCPQINNPCNGFNPTPVRMIVAAG, from the coding sequence ATGACCAGCGATCCGGCCCTCTCCGGCCTCACCGGCTCTATCATCCACGACACAATCGTGCCCGCCCGTGCGCCGTGGCTGCATCATGTCGCCAAGGGCGAGGTGCTGCGGATCGTCGATCTGGAGGGCAATCAAGCGGTCGATTTCCTGATCTATTCCACCGCCGACGATGCCGAACGCTACTCCGCACAGGACACGGTCGCCGCACAGGGCAACCTGTTCCTGCGCACCGGCAGCGTGCTGCTGTCGAACGAGGGCAATGCGATGATGACCATCGTCGACTCCGCGGTCGAATATCACGATACAATCGGCGGGGCGTGCTCCTGTGAAAGCAACACCTTGCGCTACGGACATCACACGAGACATCAACACGCCTGTGTCGACAACTTCCTCGAGGCGAACCTCACCGAGGGGCGGGGCAAGCGCGACATCGTCTCCAACATCAACTTCTTCATGAACGTGCCTGTCGAGGAAGACGGAACCCTCGGGATCGTCGACGGGATTTCGGCGCCCGGCCTCACCGTCGATCTCAGGGCGGAGATGGACGTGATCGTGGTCGTCTCCAACTGCCCGCAGATCAACAACCCCTGCAACGGCTTCAACCCCACCCCGGTGCGGATGATCGTGGCGGCCGGATGA
- a CDS encoding Vgb family protein, which translates to MTDKAPRPLATIIAASLAASACAKGSPPPDDAVGPKPDLVETALKVPGFADFLAVDGDAVWVTNDGRVEKWSPAGKLAETPVPRPCGTMAIAAGSLWVANCKGGEVWRINLATAQVEAKIATGLANPKGETNVVAGADAVWVPSDAAGKVARIDPATNAVTATVTVAPETWYLAYGFDALWAVSSEGKLLQKIDPASTAVTDTTALGDTPGFLAAGEGAVWVQEQGDGTVAKVDPAALTVLGRIKVGDNLKWGDIDAAGGAVWLRTTDDQTMVVIDPARLTIRARMGAAVGSGALRWTPKGVWTSAHDNQTLSWWSAPAAPPTPAP; encoded by the coding sequence ATGACCGACAAAGCCCCTCGCCCGCTCGCCACGATCATCGCCGCCTCGCTCGCGGCGAGTGCCTGCGCGAAAGGCAGCCCGCCGCCCGATGATGCCGTCGGCCCCAAGCCCGATCTGGTCGAGACCGCGCTGAAAGTGCCCGGCTTTGCCGATTTCCTCGCGGTCGATGGCGATGCGGTGTGGGTGACGAATGACGGGCGGGTGGAGAAATGGAGCCCCGCCGGAAAGCTCGCCGAAACGCCTGTCCCGCGCCCCTGCGGCACGATGGCGATTGCGGCGGGATCGCTGTGGGTCGCCAATTGCAAGGGCGGCGAGGTGTGGCGGATCAACCTCGCCACCGCGCAGGTCGAGGCCAAGATCGCCACCGGCCTTGCCAACCCCAAGGGCGAGACCAACGTGGTCGCAGGCGCGGACGCGGTGTGGGTGCCGTCCGATGCGGCAGGCAAGGTCGCGCGGATCGACCCGGCCACCAACGCCGTCACCGCCACCGTCACCGTGGCGCCCGAGACCTGGTATCTGGCCTATGGCTTCGATGCGCTGTGGGCGGTCAGTTCCGAAGGCAAGCTGCTCCAGAAGATCGACCCGGCCAGCACGGCTGTCACCGATACGACCGCGCTGGGTGACACCCCCGGCTTTCTTGCGGCAGGCGAAGGCGCGGTGTGGGTGCAGGAACAGGGCGATGGCACGGTCGCCAAGGTCGATCCGGCCGCGCTGACGGTTCTGGGCCGCATCAAGGTCGGCGATAATCTCAAATGGGGCGATATCGACGCGGCGGGCGGCGCGGTGTGGCTGCGCACGACCGATGATCAGACGATGGTGGTGATCGACCCGGCGCGCCTCACGATCCGCGCGCGCATGGGGGCAGCCGTGGGCAGCGGCGCGCTGCGCTGGACGCCCAAAGGCGTGTGGACATCGGCCCACGACAACCAGACATTGAGCTGGTGGAGCGCACCTGCCGCTCCGCCAACGCCTGCGCCCTGA
- a CDS encoding ABC transporter ATP-binding protein — MLSLRNIWVEYGEKVVLERISLDISEGSFVSIIGPSGAGKSSLLRVILGQERPTRGTITLDGAPLPRECGPDRGVVFQRYSVFPHLTVLGNVLLGLEFSASPLTTRLFGSARRAAVAEAEAMLGQVGLADARDLYPAQMSGGMQQRLAIAQALIKRPRILLLDEPFGALDPGIRGDMHALITRLWREHGLTIIMVTHDIKEAFALGTRVLTLDKRRHDPHAPQRYGAGVIYDLALTRKRAPEPAEDAPSITIDTKVNT; from the coding sequence ATGTTGAGCCTCCGGAACATCTGGGTCGAATATGGCGAGAAGGTCGTCCTCGAACGCATTTCCCTCGACATCTCAGAGGGTTCCTTCGTCTCGATCATCGGGCCTTCGGGGGCGGGCAAGAGCAGCCTCTTGCGCGTGATCCTCGGGCAGGAGCGCCCTACACGCGGGACGATCACGCTCGACGGGGCGCCCCTGCCGCGCGAATGCGGGCCAGATCGCGGGGTCGTGTTCCAGCGCTATTCGGTGTTTCCGCATTTAACTGTGCTGGGTAACGTCTTGCTGGGATTGGAGTTTTCTGCTTCTCCCCTCACGACGCGCCTGTTCGGCAGCGCGCGCCGGGCGGCGGTCGCCGAGGCCGAGGCGATGCTGGGACAGGTCGGGCTGGCCGATGCCCGCGACCTCTACCCGGCACAGATGTCGGGCGGGATGCAGCAACGCCTCGCAATCGCCCAGGCCCTGATCAAGCGCCCGCGCATCCTGCTCCTCGACGAGCCTTTCGGCGCGCTCGATCCCGGCATCAGGGGCGATATGCACGCGCTCATCACCCGGCTGTGGCGCGAGCATGGGCTGACCATCATCATGGTGACACACGACATCAAGGAGGCCTTCGCGCTCGGTACGCGGGTGCTCACGCTCGACAAGCGCCGCCACGATCCGCACGCGCCGCAGCGCTACGGCGCAGGGGTGATCTACGACCTGGCGCTGACCCGCAAGCGGGCTCCGGAACCGGCCGAGGATGCACCCAGTATTACGATTGACACGAAAGTTAATACCTGA
- a CDS encoding urea amidolyase associated protein UAAP1, with protein sequence MSCTADPKSAREHARAQGNIRVETMPILPPVADDLPEGVAPDDLVWEETVAPGGYTSRRIARGTRLRLIDKGGDACASLNIFNAEMPTERLNVADTVKVQWNAYLGAGKLLLSDMGRVLMAILEDGAETHDTFCGVSNAASNTRKYREGRNSGAYPNGRDRLILGAAKHGLTRRDVHPCVNLFKGTRIAADGSITPVIGPFAPGRTVLLRAEMEVIVVIANCPHVLDPRAEYASTPLRITAWRGPVTPDDDPVRNATPEGQRAYLNTEDNYRR encoded by the coding sequence ATGAGCTGCACGGCAGATCCCAAGTCGGCCCGCGAACACGCCCGCGCGCAGGGCAATATCCGCGTCGAAACCATGCCGATCCTCCCGCCCGTTGCCGACGATCTGCCCGAGGGTGTCGCGCCTGACGATCTGGTGTGGGAAGAGACCGTTGCGCCGGGCGGATACACATCGCGCCGGATCGCGCGCGGCACGCGTCTCAGGCTGATCGACAAGGGCGGCGATGCCTGCGCCAGCCTCAACATCTTCAACGCCGAAATGCCGACCGAGCGGCTGAACGTTGCCGATACGGTCAAGGTGCAGTGGAACGCCTATCTGGGCGCAGGCAAGCTGCTCTTGTCCGACATGGGCCGGGTTCTGATGGCCATTCTTGAGGATGGGGCGGAGACTCATGATACCTTCTGCGGTGTCTCAAACGCTGCCTCTAACACACGGAAATACAGAGAGGGCCGTAATTCGGGCGCCTATCCCAACGGGCGTGATCGGCTGATCCTTGGTGCGGCCAAGCACGGGTTGACGCGGCGCGATGTCCATCCTTGCGTCAACCTATTCAAGGGCACCCGGATCGCAGCTGACGGCAGCATCACCCCGGTGATCGGCCCCTTCGCGCCGGGCCGCACCGTGCTGCTGCGCGCCGAGATGGAGGTGATCGTGGTGATCGCCAACTGCCCCCACGTCCTCGACCCTCGCGCCGAATACGCTTCGACCCCGTTGCGGATCACCGCATGGCGCGGGCCGGTGACGCCTGACGATGATCCTGTGCGCAATGCCACGCCAGAAGGGCAGCGCGCCTACCTCAATACCGAGGATAACTACCGCCGCTAA